A region from the Vigna radiata var. radiata cultivar VC1973A unplaced genomic scaffold, Vradiata_ver6 scaffold_133, whole genome shotgun sequence genome encodes:
- the LOC106753451 gene encoding germin-like protein subfamily 1 member 7 → MKAVYLLVAILAFTSSLVSAYDPSPLQDFCVAIKEQDGVFVNGEFCKDPKAVKAEDFFLHVEPGNTDNPLNAQVTPVAVXQLPGLNTLGISLARIDFAPKGLNPPHTHPRATEILIVLEGTLYVGFVTSNQDGNRLFTKVLNKGDVFVFPIGLVHFQLNIGYGNAVAIAGLSSQNPGTVTIANALFKAVPPISVEVLARALQLDNKVIEDLQRRSWYGKD, encoded by the exons ATGAAAGCTGTTTACTTGCTCGTTGCCATCTTGGCTTTCACTTCCTCACTTGTCTCTGCGTATGATCCTAGTCCTCTGCAAGACTTCTGTGTGGCAATCAAGGAACAAGATGGTG TGTTTGTGAATGGAGAATTTTGCAAAGACCCAAAGGCAGTGAAAGCTGAAGATTTCTTCTTACATGTGGAACCTGGGAACACCGACAACCCATTGAATGCACAGGTGACTCCTGTGGCTGTTGANCAACTACCTGGATTGAACACGCTTGGCATATCTTTGGCTCGCATTGATTTTGCACCAAAGGGTTTAAACCCTCCCCACACCCACCCTCGTGCCACTGAGATCCTTATAGTTCTCGAGGGAACACTTTATGTCGGATTTGTAACCTCAAATCAAGATGGAAATCGGCTTTTCACCAAAGTCTTGAACAAGGGTGATGTCTTTGTCTTCCCCATTGGTCTCGTTCACTTCCAACTCAATATCGGTTATGGAAATGCTGTTGCTATTGCTGGTCTTAGCAGTCAAAATCCAGGAACTGTTACTATTGCAAACGCTTTGTTTAAAGCTGTTCCACCTATTTCTGTTGAGGTTCTCGCCAGAGCTCTTCAACTCGATAACAAAGTAATTGAAGACCTTCAGAGGAGATCATGGTACGGCAAGGACTAG